The Thermococcus celericrescens genome includes a region encoding these proteins:
- a CDS encoding indolepyruvate oxidoreductase subunit beta: MEFNLIITGVGGQGGLTLSRIVGNAAMHEGYNVRIGETLGMSQRYGSVLSYLRFGEEVYSPLIEEGKANLMLALEPAEALRNARFLGKNSTAVINAYPIHTATTLVGKEKYPELEEIKEAIGKICPVYMMDFQCEADRINPRTLGVLMLGYAYGRGLVPLRKESLYEGIRLTLREKLWEINFRALERGIELAKG; the protein is encoded by the coding sequence ATGGAGTTTAACCTCATAATCACCGGAGTCGGCGGCCAGGGTGGATTGACGCTTTCGAGGATCGTTGGGAACGCCGCCATGCATGAGGGCTACAACGTCAGGATAGGTGAAACCCTTGGAATGAGTCAGCGCTATGGAAGCGTTCTCAGCTACCTCCGCTTTGGCGAGGAGGTATACTCACCCCTCATTGAGGAGGGCAAAGCAAACCTCATGCTCGCCCTTGAACCTGCCGAGGCGTTGAGAAACGCCCGGTTTTTGGGTAAAAACAGCACGGCCGTGATAAACGCCTATCCAATCCACACGGCAACGACCCTCGTCGGGAAGGAGAAGTATCCAGAGCTGGAGGAGATAAAGGAAGCCATCGGCAAAATCTGCCCCGTGTACATGATGGACTTCCAGTGCGAGGCCGATAGGATAAACCCTAGAACCCTCGGCGTCCTGATGCTTGGCTACGCCTACGGGAGGGGTCTCGTGCCCCTCAGGAAGGAGTCCCTCTACGAGGGGATAAGGCTCACCCTCAGGGAGAAGCTCTGGGAGATCAACTTCAGGGCCCTTGAGCGGGGAATCGAGCTCGCAAAGGGCTGA
- a CDS encoding phosphate signaling complex PhoU family protein translates to MEFRKIQFTGRSSYIISLPKKWVREHGLSQGDVVPLSINPDGSITIFPKEPKEISERKVLTISREYSPDMAVRLVISAYIQGYDVLEIVLSGEMPLYKVRMRKVLQSLPGVEIILDEPQRMVAKSLLDEEEVNLAELLNRIRSLIMSMLGDLELLIQNPGEEEILRDINDLENELDRFYFLIIRAVNRILTKRGVTEESGIIRRTFDLLGILFIVRNIERIGDHITRIAENPGEVNVPYLKEKFGQMMAQIEERDLTKIDRLMLELKGEIRSIDYRQSIALESYRRILEYLENIGETIINMALS, encoded by the coding sequence ATGGAGTTCAGGAAAATCCAATTTACCGGCAGGAGTTCATACATAATATCCCTCCCCAAGAAGTGGGTCAGGGAACACGGCCTCAGCCAAGGAGACGTCGTTCCGCTCTCAATAAACCCCGACGGGAGCATAACGATATTCCCCAAGGAGCCGAAGGAGATAAGTGAGAGGAAGGTCCTTACGATATCTCGCGAATATTCCCCCGACATGGCGGTCAGGCTCGTTATCTCGGCCTACATCCAGGGCTACGACGTTCTTGAGATTGTGCTCTCCGGCGAGATGCCCCTCTACAAGGTGAGGATGCGCAAGGTTCTCCAGAGCCTTCCCGGCGTTGAGATAATCCTCGACGAGCCCCAGAGGATGGTGGCCAAGAGTCTCCTCGACGAGGAGGAGGTCAACCTGGCCGAGCTCCTCAACAGGATTCGCTCGCTCATAATGTCCATGCTCGGTGACCTTGAGCTTCTCATTCAAAACCCCGGTGAGGAGGAGATACTCAGGGATATCAACGACCTCGAGAACGAGCTGGACAGGTTCTACTTCCTCATAATCCGCGCGGTCAACAGGATCCTCACCAAGCGCGGCGTCACCGAGGAGAGCGGCATAATCAGGAGGACCTTTGACCTGCTTGGCATACTCTTCATAGTCAGGAACATCGAGCGCATCGGAGACCACATAACGCGCATTGCCGAGAACCCGGGCGAGGTCAACGTTCCGTATCTCAAGGAGAAGTTCGGCCAGATGATGGCTCAGATTGAGGAGCGCGACCTCACGAAGATCGACAGGCTGATGCTTGAGCTCAAGGGGGAGATACGCTCCATCGACTACCGCCAGTCAATAGCCCTTGAGAGCTACCGCAGGATTCTCGAGTACCTTGAGAACATCGGCGAGACGATAATCAACATGGCCCTGAGCTGA
- a CDS encoding diacylglycerol/polyprenol kinase family protein has translation MLPSWGIYAGTAAAFILIAIGLTKRLGPEWAWVNRKIIHFSIVPAVLMFYYGKIPAEVFSGAALVFGLFQLWLHPKKREFSWYQIEHNYGEVFFAFSASVVPMVLPREYATALLLAMAVSDGITEIIRHFYFKRHGFNVKLRKHWTGSFGYLATALAIAFLLLDAGTMGKIWWAVILTLAEYQGWLDDNLAVPLVGSLLFLLY, from the coding sequence ATGCTCCCAAGCTGGGGAATCTATGCTGGCACCGCCGCTGCTTTCATACTCATCGCCATAGGCCTCACTAAAAGGCTCGGGCCGGAATGGGCGTGGGTGAACAGGAAGATAATCCACTTCAGCATCGTTCCGGCCGTTCTAATGTTCTACTACGGGAAAATACCCGCGGAGGTCTTCAGCGGCGCGGCTCTCGTCTTCGGGCTCTTCCAGCTCTGGCTGCACCCCAAAAAGAGGGAGTTCTCGTGGTACCAGATAGAACACAACTACGGGGAGGTCTTCTTCGCTTTCTCCGCCTCGGTTGTCCCGATGGTTCTGCCGAGGGAATACGCCACCGCCCTGCTCCTGGCCATGGCCGTCAGCGACGGGATAACCGAGATAATCAGGCACTTCTACTTCAAGCGGCACGGCTTCAACGTCAAGCTGAGAAAGCACTGGACTGGAAGCTTTGGCTACCTGGCGACGGCGCTGGCGATAGCGTTCCTTCTCCTTGATGCTGGTACGATGGGAAAAATATGGTGGGCAGTTATCCTGACCCTGGCCGAGTACCAGGGCTGGCTCGACGATAACCTGGCGGTTCCTCTGGTGGGGAGTCTTCTCTTTCTCCTCTACTGA
- a CDS encoding class I SAM-dependent methyltransferase produces MGFEKYYEAFPAYTDVYSEEYRKRIEALEPLLMKHMPARGRVLDLACGTGGFSFLLEDLGFNVVALDNSDVMLSKAREFAKDRRSKVEFVKGDARKLPFEENSFDYVVFIDSLVHFEPMDLNSTFKEVARVLKPSGRFILQFTDLRALLPVLMNGQIVGTEYWISRVLPDTDEKTVVLEFQSEKEHFRVRFNVWGKTAVELLAKLYFRQLHSERMNEHSYFQVYAPKK; encoded by the coding sequence ATGGGCTTCGAAAAGTACTACGAGGCGTTTCCGGCATACACGGACGTATACTCGGAGGAGTATCGAAAGCGTATTGAAGCACTGGAGCCGCTCCTGATGAAGCACATGCCGGCGAGGGGAAGGGTTCTCGACCTGGCCTGTGGGACCGGGGGGTTCTCCTTTCTCCTTGAAGACCTGGGATTCAACGTCGTTGCCCTCGACAACAGCGACGTCATGCTCTCCAAGGCAAGGGAATTCGCAAAGGACAGAAGGTCAAAGGTTGAGTTTGTGAAGGGAGACGCCAGAAAACTGCCCTTCGAGGAGAACAGCTTCGACTACGTGGTTTTCATAGACAGCCTCGTTCATTTCGAACCGATGGATCTAAATTCAACCTTCAAAGAGGTCGCAAGGGTTCTCAAACCGAGTGGGAGGTTCATCCTTCAGTTCACCGACCTGAGGGCCCTTTTACCGGTTCTCATGAACGGACAGATCGTAGGCACGGAGTACTGGATAAGCAGGGTTTTACCAGACACCGACGAAAAGACCGTGGTTCTGGAGTTCCAGAGCGAAAAAGAGCATTTCCGCGTCAGATTCAACGTCTGGGGAAAGACCGCGGTGGAACTGCTGGCAAAGCTATACTTCAGGCAGCTCCACAGTGAAAGGATGAACGAGCACAGCTACTTCCAGGTTTATGCGCCGAAAAAATGA
- a CDS encoding MFS transporter, translating into MFQDYSRDAKILIAANAAGQLFLQFSIFIMPFYLAVLGYDMAAMGTFFSIQTFTGGLFFLIAGQVSLRLGYRRTLIISALLGLAGRLLQVAAINDYVLALGFFLVGANMGLRQPNFTALLSEEVGEERRHHAFSISFGLGTIFNALGVLIAGFAPDFFVGLGLTEGIAYRLVISLALLQFALVIPALLMIRDVPVRNPRINWNRELVVKILKFSLPSALIGFGAGITIPYMSLYFKLQFGQTLAAISGIFFFQQLAMGLGSFGLPKLVHRIGPVKVITSFQSIAAFLFAIFPSIETFLLAALLYVVRSILMNIVWPINDSFMMGFFSTEEKATAAGIRRAFSTFMRGGGNYVGGLLFGMSLSYPFYATALLYVIATAIFYAFFIKHNK; encoded by the coding sequence ATGTTCCAGGACTACAGCAGGGACGCGAAGATACTCATAGCGGCCAACGCGGCGGGTCAGCTCTTCCTCCAGTTCTCAATATTCATCATGCCGTTCTATCTGGCGGTTTTAGGCTACGATATGGCGGCGATGGGAACGTTCTTCTCGATACAGACGTTCACCGGCGGACTCTTCTTCCTGATAGCAGGTCAGGTCTCACTGAGGCTTGGTTACCGGAGGACCCTCATCATCTCGGCCCTCCTCGGGCTCGCGGGAAGGCTCCTCCAGGTGGCGGCGATAAACGACTACGTACTCGCTTTAGGCTTCTTCCTGGTCGGCGCGAACATGGGTCTGAGACAGCCGAATTTCACGGCACTACTCAGCGAGGAGGTCGGCGAGGAGAGGCGCCATCATGCGTTCTCTATAAGCTTCGGCCTGGGAACGATATTCAACGCCCTGGGAGTTCTCATAGCGGGCTTTGCCCCGGACTTTTTCGTGGGGCTCGGGCTGACCGAGGGAATAGCCTACAGACTGGTCATCTCGCTGGCGCTCCTCCAGTTCGCCCTCGTGATTCCGGCGCTGTTGATGATACGGGACGTTCCCGTGAGGAACCCGAGAATAAACTGGAACCGCGAGCTGGTCGTCAAGATACTCAAGTTCTCCCTTCCGAGCGCGCTGATAGGCTTCGGGGCGGGAATAACGATACCCTACATGAGCCTCTACTTCAAGCTCCAGTTCGGGCAGACGCTCGCGGCCATAAGCGGGATATTCTTCTTCCAGCAGCTGGCGATGGGCCTCGGCTCCTTCGGCCTTCCAAAGCTGGTTCACAGGATAGGGCCGGTGAAGGTGATAACGTCCTTCCAGAGCATAGCGGCCTTTCTCTTCGCGATATTCCCCTCGATAGAGACCTTCCTGTTAGCGGCACTGCTCTATGTCGTCCGCTCCATCCTCATGAACATAGTGTGGCCCATAAACGACTCCTTCATGATGGGCTTCTTCTCGACCGAGGAGAAGGCAACGGCCGCCGGAATAAGAAGGGCATTCTCGACCTTCATGCGCGGCGGGGGAAACTACGTCGGCGGCCTGCTGTTCGGGATGTCCCTGAGCTATCCGTTCTACGCGACTGCCCTGCTGTACGTCATAGCGACGGCGATATTCTACGCATTCTTTATAAAGCACAACAAGTGA
- a CDS encoding isoaspartyl peptidase/L-asparaginase family protein, whose amino-acid sequence MVAIIVHGGAGTIRKEERIPKVIEGVREAVLAGWRELKRGSALDAVEEAVKALEDNPLFNAGTGSVLTLDGKVEMDAAIMRGKTFDAGAVAGIWGVKNPISVARKVMEKTDHVLLNGEGAVKFARLMGFEEYNPMTDERLKQWEELRKKLVESGETRHWKKLNELIKEYPEVLRSTVGAVAFDGEEVVAGTSTGGVFLKMFGRVGDTPIIGGGTYANEVAGASCTGLGEVAIKLALAKSATDFVRLGMDAQSASEAAISLATKYFGADTMGIIMVDARGNVGFAKNTKHMSHAFMREGMDEPTAGV is encoded by the coding sequence ATGGTCGCGATAATAGTTCACGGCGGTGCCGGCACGATAAGGAAGGAGGAGCGCATTCCAAAGGTCATCGAAGGCGTTAGAGAGGCTGTTCTGGCCGGCTGGCGCGAACTCAAGAGGGGTTCTGCTTTAGATGCGGTCGAGGAGGCCGTCAAAGCCCTCGAGGACAACCCGCTCTTCAACGCAGGCACCGGAAGCGTCCTCACCCTCGACGGGAAGGTCGAGATGGACGCGGCCATAATGCGCGGCAAAACCTTCGATGCCGGGGCCGTCGCCGGGATCTGGGGCGTCAAGAACCCCATAAGCGTCGCGAGGAAGGTGATGGAGAAGACCGACCACGTGCTCCTCAACGGCGAGGGAGCGGTAAAGTTCGCCAGGCTCATGGGCTTCGAGGAGTACAACCCAATGACCGACGAGAGGCTGAAACAGTGGGAGGAGCTGAGGAAGAAGCTCGTTGAAAGCGGAGAAACGAGGCACTGGAAGAAGCTCAACGAGCTCATCAAGGAGTACCCGGAGGTGCTGAGGAGTACCGTTGGGGCTGTTGCCTTCGACGGTGAGGAGGTAGTGGCAGGAACATCCACCGGCGGGGTATTCCTCAAGATGTTCGGCAGGGTTGGTGACACCCCGATAATCGGAGGCGGAACCTACGCCAACGAAGTTGCCGGGGCTTCCTGCACCGGTCTCGGCGAAGTGGCGATAAAACTCGCCCTGGCCAAAAGCGCCACCGACTTCGTCCGCCTCGGAATGGACGCCCAGTCCGCCAGCGAGGCCGCGATAAGTCTCGCCACAAAGTACTTCGGCGCCGACACCATGGGCATAATAATGGTCGACGCCAGAGGCAACGTGGGCTTCGCGAAAAATACGAAACACATGAGCCACGCCTTCATGAGGGAGGGAATGGACGAACCCACAGCGGGGGTTTGA
- the lysS gene encoding lysine--tRNA ligase — protein MVHWADYMAEKIIRERGDRDEYVVESGITPSGYVHIGNFREFFTAYIVGHALRDRGKKVRHIHMWDDYDRFRKVPKNVPPEWREHLTRPVREVPDPWGCHDSYAEHFMAIFEDEVSKLGIEVDFLHAYELYKSGEYAEEIRTALAKREEIKAILDKYRERAKQPPLEESWQPVMVYCPKCRKEAEFVSWDGEWKVSYKCPHCGGEGETDIREGNVKLRWRVDWPMRWAHFKVDFEPAGKDHLAAGGSYDTGREIVEKIFGWPSPIDLMYEFVGIKGQKGKMSGSKGNVILLSDLYEVLEPGIIRFIYAKARPNKELKIDLGLGLLNLYDEFDKVERIYFGIERAKDPEEEEELKRTYELSMPKVPDRLTAQAPFRFLVTLVQMPHLDEGGIIRVLQEQGHVPKELGEDDVERIRLRIRLARNWVEKYAPDNVKFSILEKPPEIELRPEIREAMLEVAEWLSSRESFTVDELNNAIYDAAKKREIPSKEWFKALYNVFIGKDRGPRLASFLASLEGDFVIRRLRLEA, from the coding sequence ATGGTTCATTGGGCAGACTACATGGCTGAAAAGATTATCCGGGAGCGCGGCGACAGGGATGAATACGTTGTGGAGAGCGGAATAACTCCGAGCGGTTACGTTCACATAGGGAACTTCAGGGAGTTCTTCACGGCGTACATAGTCGGCCACGCCCTCAGGGACAGGGGAAAGAAGGTTCGCCACATCCACATGTGGGACGACTACGACAGGTTTAGGAAAGTGCCGAAGAACGTCCCGCCCGAGTGGAGGGAGCACCTCACGAGGCCGGTTCGCGAGGTTCCCGATCCCTGGGGCTGCCACGACAGCTACGCCGAGCACTTCATGGCCATATTCGAAGATGAAGTGTCGAAGCTCGGCATAGAGGTGGACTTCCTCCACGCCTACGAGCTGTACAAGTCCGGCGAGTACGCCGAGGAGATAAGGACCGCCCTGGCCAAGCGCGAAGAGATAAAGGCCATACTCGACAAATACCGCGAGAGGGCCAAGCAGCCGCCCCTCGAAGAGAGCTGGCAGCCGGTTATGGTTTACTGCCCGAAGTGCAGGAAGGAGGCGGAGTTCGTTTCGTGGGACGGCGAGTGGAAGGTCTCCTACAAGTGCCCCCACTGCGGTGGCGAGGGCGAGACCGACATAAGGGAGGGCAACGTGAAGCTCCGCTGGCGCGTTGACTGGCCGATGCGCTGGGCGCACTTTAAGGTGGACTTCGAGCCGGCCGGAAAGGACCACCTCGCCGCGGGCGGTTCCTACGATACCGGCAGGGAGATAGTTGAGAAGATATTCGGCTGGCCGTCACCCATAGACCTGATGTACGAGTTCGTCGGAATCAAGGGGCAGAAGGGCAAGATGTCCGGCAGCAAGGGCAACGTTATACTCCTCAGCGACCTCTACGAGGTGCTCGAGCCGGGAATAATCCGCTTCATATACGCCAAGGCGAGGCCGAACAAGGAGCTCAAGATAGACCTCGGCCTGGGCCTGCTCAACCTCTACGACGAGTTCGACAAGGTGGAGCGCATCTACTTTGGCATTGAACGGGCCAAGGATCCCGAGGAGGAAGAGGAACTCAAGAGAACCTACGAGCTCTCGATGCCGAAGGTTCCCGACAGGCTGACCGCGCAGGCGCCATTCAGGTTCCTGGTTACGCTCGTCCAGATGCCGCACCTCGACGAGGGGGGCATAATCCGCGTTCTCCAGGAGCAGGGTCACGTTCCGAAGGAGCTCGGCGAAGATGACGTCGAGCGCATAAGGCTCCGCATAAGGCTCGCCAGGAACTGGGTTGAGAAGTACGCCCCCGACAACGTGAAGTTCAGCATCCTGGAAAAGCCCCCAGAAATCGAACTTAGACCTGAAATCAGGGAGGCCATGCTCGAGGTCGCGGAGTGGCTCAGCTCCCGTGAGAGCTTCACCGTTGACGAACTCAACAACGCCATCTACGACGCCGCCAAGAAGCGTGAAATTCCGAGCAAGGAGTGGTTCAAGGCACTCTACAACGTCTTCATCGGCAAGGATCGCGGCCCGAGGCTCGCGAGCTTCCTGGCTTCCCTCGAGGGGGACTTTGTGATAAGGCGCCTCCGCCTGGAGGCTTAG
- a CDS encoding DUF366 family protein, protein MELLIVKDRRIDYDGSAIGSHWAYRNFGILGNSLIVFRGKCHVKVEEMIDIEDLRASKEIKSDDMVHYIVEVFDLVNTLFASTLQKLFIARLCEVLAEYGVKTHRKGDDIYVNGRKLSISIATVSPVSVKIHIGINVEAKGIPEGVDAIGLKELGITEVEGFMENTGKALVEEFNKVKKDSLKVRWAQ, encoded by the coding sequence ATGGAGCTGCTCATCGTGAAGGATAGGCGCATAGACTACGACGGTTCTGCGATAGGAAGCCACTGGGCCTACAGGAACTTTGGAATCCTCGGGAACTCTCTCATCGTCTTCCGTGGAAAGTGCCACGTCAAGGTTGAGGAGATGATTGACATCGAGGATCTCCGCGCGAGCAAGGAAATCAAGAGCGACGATATGGTTCACTACATAGTTGAGGTCTTCGACCTTGTCAACACTCTCTTTGCCTCAACGCTCCAGAAGCTCTTCATAGCCCGGCTCTGCGAGGTTTTGGCTGAATATGGTGTGAAAACCCACAGGAAGGGCGACGACATATACGTGAACGGCAGAAAGCTCAGCATCTCCATAGCAACGGTCTCCCCGGTCAGCGTCAAGATCCACATCGGGATAAACGTTGAGGCGAAGGGAATTCCTGAGGGTGTTGATGCCATCGGCCTGAAGGAGCTCGGCATAACGGAAGTAGAGGGCTTCATGGAGAATACCGGAAAGGCCCTCGTGGAGGAGTTCAACAAGGTGAAGAAGGACAGCCTGAAGGTCAGGTGGGCTCAGTAG
- a CDS encoding MFS transporter: MDKALRDIWLLNVSTFFFFLGISVVNPIISPFAITLNATPFLVGLVAGVASVVSLFSKPIGGLIGDRGYRFQAMMAGNVLGMLAGLLYITSALLGNLWIFAFARAIHGFSMGIFFPSSLSTAVDLAPEGRIGETLGWRGMMFSLGNIIGPALGGYLSDLLGFVGAFSFTVIFSLVGLALVVPVWLDGRRAVARREERHEDVSYSELLRSYFVAASLALFFFSFSYAGVITYLPALYKVLEMPQSLFGFYMMVIGISSFIMRLVGGRSADRMGPIPVIRAGMLLVILGYIVLILYRLPPYSYVSALLIGAGFGLSVPAMQLMALGNLPQRIRTMGSSVYTMFFDLGMLGGQVTLGYVAGIRGYAGIFPLLPFIAAASLIIVHAPLILGGRKG, translated from the coding sequence ATCGACAAAGCGCTCCGGGACATCTGGCTCCTCAACGTCTCGACCTTCTTTTTCTTCTTAGGAATAAGCGTAGTCAACCCCATAATATCGCCCTTCGCGATAACCCTCAACGCCACCCCATTCCTGGTTGGCCTGGTCGCGGGAGTTGCCTCCGTCGTCTCTCTGTTCTCGAAACCGATCGGCGGCCTCATCGGGGATAGGGGGTATCGGTTCCAGGCTATGATGGCCGGCAATGTCCTTGGAATGCTAGCCGGGCTCCTCTACATAACCTCGGCACTCCTCGGAAATCTGTGGATATTTGCCTTTGCAAGGGCGATCCACGGCTTCTCCATGGGGATATTCTTCCCCTCCAGCCTCTCCACGGCCGTTGATCTCGCACCCGAGGGACGTATCGGCGAGACGCTGGGCTGGCGAGGTATGATGTTCTCCCTCGGCAACATAATCGGCCCGGCCCTCGGCGGCTACCTTTCCGACCTCCTCGGCTTTGTGGGAGCCTTCTCCTTCACCGTGATATTTTCCCTCGTTGGCCTCGCCCTCGTAGTCCCGGTCTGGCTCGATGGCAGAAGGGCCGTTGCCAGGAGGGAGGAGAGGCACGAGGATGTCAGCTACTCAGAGCTCCTCAGGAGCTATTTCGTTGCCGCGTCGCTGGCGCTGTTCTTCTTCTCCTTCTCCTACGCCGGCGTCATAACTTACCTTCCCGCGCTCTACAAGGTACTGGAGATGCCCCAGAGCCTGTTCGGCTTCTACATGATGGTCATCGGGATATCGAGCTTCATAATGAGACTCGTGGGTGGCAGAAGCGCCGACAGGATGGGCCCGATTCCCGTCATACGTGCCGGCATGCTCCTCGTTATCCTCGGCTACATCGTGCTGATCCTTTACAGGCTCCCGCCCTACTCCTACGTCAGCGCACTCCTAATCGGCGCGGGCTTCGGCCTCTCCGTTCCCGCGATGCAGCTCATGGCCCTTGGAAACCTCCCTCAGAGGATAAGGACGATGGGTTCGAGCGTCTACACGATGTTCTTCGACCTCGGAATGCTTGGGGGTCAGGTAACCCTCGGCTACGTCGCCGGCATCAGAGGCTACGCCGGGATCTTCCCACTGCTCCCATTCATAGCGGCCGCATCACTTATAATAGTCCACGCGCCTCTCATACTAGGAGGTAGGAAGGGATGA
- a CDS encoding magnesium-dependent phosphatase-1 — translation MRVLILDLDGTLWDHEDASKLTPPYEFHGDYLVDFTGEELHLFPGIREFLEWSSERFVLSIASWNVEEKVRPILEGFGLWDYFRFPKIENHPDKADMIARTLRELELSGYDVGGVIYVDDRDIHIEDVKTIVPSIQFIHMWKDAKSFEELRKLLERMG, via the coding sequence ATGAGAGTGCTGATACTTGATCTCGATGGCACACTCTGGGATCACGAGGATGCATCCAAGCTTACGCCGCCATACGAGTTCCACGGCGATTATCTGGTTGATTTTACAGGCGAGGAACTCCATCTCTTTCCCGGGATCAGGGAGTTCCTCGAATGGTCGAGTGAGAGGTTCGTTCTGAGCATAGCGAGCTGGAACGTTGAAGAGAAGGTTAGGCCAATCCTCGAAGGCTTTGGCCTTTGGGACTACTTCAGGTTTCCAAAGATAGAGAACCACCCGGACAAGGCGGATATGATAGCGAGAACGCTCCGGGAGCTGGAGCTTTCGGGATACGATGTTGGGGGAGTCATCTACGTGGACGACAGGGATATACACATCGAAGACGTTAAAACCATAGTCCCGTCTATTCAGTTCATCCATATGTGGAAAGATGCCAAAAGTTTTGAGGAGTTGAGGAAACTCCTTGAAAGGATGGGGTGA